The genomic region CGCCGCCGGCGCCAGCGACCAGATCGTGCCGAGCAGATGAAGTCACAAAAAATGGTTGAGTCCCGCATCGTGACAGCACCCAGCACGGGCTGTCAGCGACCGGTCAAATCATGCGAATCGTCGTCGGCCGCGCGATCATCGGCCTCCTGATCCTGTTGCTCTGTCGTCCCATCGTTCCCTTGTCTCCCGCTTGCCGCTGATGTGCTCCGAGTTGTTCCGCATTCCGCTGTCCGTCAACGGCATGCCGCTGTTCGGCGTCGGCGTGTTTTTGTTGTTGTGGCTCGCTGCGACGGGGTGGTCGGCGTGGGGGGCGGTGCGGCAGTTCGGCGCCGGCGCGGGTCTCAAGGCCCACTTGCCGACGATGGCGCTGGGGGCCGCAGTGCTTGTCGGTCTGCCGCGGCTGTTTCCCGACGGGGTCCCGCTGCGCGGCTACGGCCTGCTGGTGGTGACGGGGATGGCCGCGGGGGTGTGGCTCGCCGTGCGTCGCGCCCGGCAGTGCGGACTTGACCCCGAGGAGATCTACGCCCTGGCGATGGTCATGTTCGTGGCGGGGATCGTCGGCGCGAGGCTGTTCTTTCTCATCGAGTACTGGAACGAGTCGATTCATCAACGCACCGCGACCGGCGCGACCGATTGGGGCGGCACGCTCAAAGCGGCCCTCAGCTTCACCGAGGGGGGGCTCGTGGTGTACGGCGCCCTGATCGGGGCGATGCTGGCGTTCGCGTGGCAGATGCGGCGCCGCAAGCTCCCCCTGCTGGCCATGGCCGATCTGATCGCCCCGGGGATGGCGATCGGGCTGGCGCTGGGGCGGATCGGTTGCTTGCTCAACGGCTGCTGTTACGGGGGCGAGTCGACCCTTCCCTGGGCGGTCACGTTTCCGCGCGAAAATGCGCCCCAACGGCTAAGTCCCCCGTACGCCGACCAGGCGCATCGCGGGCGGCTGTTCGGGTTGCGGCTTGAGGCGACAGCCAAGTCGCCCGCCGGCGAGGACGCGACCGGGGCGCCGCGGGTTGCGCAGGTCGACGCCGACTCGCCGGCGGCGCATGCCGGGGTCAAGATCGGCGACGAGTTGGCGATGGTCAACGACGAGCGCGTCGAGTCGCTCGCCGATGCGTGGGACGAGTTCTATCTGGCGATCATGGAGCGTCGGCCCGTCGAGCTGCGCACCCGCGCGGGAGAGGTCCGGACGATCGCCGCGCTCGATCCCCCGCCGGCCCGCAGTCGGCCGATGCATCCCGTTCAGGTCTACAGCGCGATCAACGCGGCGCTCTTGGCTTGGGCGCTCTGGACCCACTTCCCGGTACGGCGCCGCGATGGCGAGACGATCGCGCTGACGATCACGCTCTACCCGATCGCTCGGTTCTGCGAGGAGGTCATTCGCATTGACGAGTCGGCCGTGTTCGGCACGGGGCTCAGCATCTCGCAGAACATCAGCCTGGGGATGCTGGTGCTGGCGGCCCTGCTGTGGCGCTGGCTCGATCGGCAGCCGGCGGGGCAGTGGGGCTTGAGAGTGCGGGAGGAGCAGGTCTGACCGGCGGAGGGGACCACGGGACATCCGGACGTTTGGACCCTAGGATATCGGGGGGGAGGCGAACCTCTGCCGGTGCTGCGGTCCCAGGCCCCGCGGTCCGCTTGTCTGCCAGAAGCGGGCAAAATCAGAAAAAAAACCGCAAGACCCGTCCCGCAGCGGCAACTTTCTTCCCGTGCCGCATGAATCGCGAAGCTTCCCAGGCTGACGCCAGCACGACTCCGGACGACTGCCGGACGCAGGTCGCCACTGCGCTGATCGAGCACGGCCGCTGGATCCGCACGGTGTTGGCGGCCCGGGGAGTCGAGCGGCAGGAGTTGGACGACCTGAGTGGCCGCGTCGCTGCTGCGGCGTTGGCCGGGGCCGATCGGCTGCAGGAGCCCGGCAAAGCAGGGCCGTGGCTCTATCGGATCGCGGTAGGGCAGGCCCTCGAGCACCGTCGCCGGACGGGGCGCCGGCGCAAACTGCACGAACGATACGCGGCCAGCGGGCTGGCGGGAGAGGCGGCGCCCGATCCTGATCCGCTCGAGTGGCTGCTCGCCGCGGAACAGCGGCAATTGGTTCGCCGCGCGGTGGCAACCCTCGGCGGCCAGGACGCCGAGATGCTGCTGCTCAAGTACACCGAAGATTGGAGCTATCGCGAGATTGCCGACCGCCTGGGACTGTCGGTCGCGGCGGTCGAGTCGCGGCTCCACCGAGCCCGCGGCCGGTTGCGCACGGCGTTGGCCCGCGTCGCCCCGGCGCTGGTTGCGCGCGAATGAGAGAGCCCCCCGCGCCGACGCCGGCGCAACCCCCAACGTCACGACCCCCCAACCCCTGCCGATTCCCGATGTCCTCCGCTTGCAACACCCCTGACGACGCCGTGTGGGATCGTCTCGTCGACGGCGAACTGCCGGACGACGAGCGGCGCGCCCTGATCGCCTCGCTCGACGATCGGCCCGACGGGTGGCGACGGTGTGCGATTGCGTTTCTGGAATCGCAAGCGCTGCGCGAAGGCCTCCGGGCGTACGTCGCCGTGCCGGCGACGGCGTTGGCCCCGGCGACGATTCCCCCGCCGGCGATCGACAAGCAACCCGCGGAACCCGCGGCGCCGAGCGAGTCCGTGCCGCGGCACGCGCTCAACTGGCTTGCCGTCGCGGCGACGGTGGCCGTGGCATTCGGGTTGGGCCGATTCGCCGGGCGGCCGGCGACCGAGGCGCCGAGCGAGCGGCTGGTCGCGATCCAGGAACCGGCTCCGAAGGTTGCGCCCGGCGTTGCGACGCCGCTCAATCCGCGCGACGCGGTGACGCTGGTGGTTCGCGACGCGTCGGGAACTCCGCAGCGGCTGCAAATTCCGCTGGTCGACGCCCCGGGCGCCCAGTGGCGTCCCGCCGGGGCGATGCGCGAGCAGCTTCACGATCACGGGCTCGACATGCAGGTGCGGCGGCGTTACGCCCCCCTGTTTTTTGAGAGCGGCGACCAGCTCGCTCCGATGGTCGTCCCGATCGACGACGCCGTCGTGACGCCGGTCCGTCGGGAGATCTACTGAGGCGAGATGCGAGGCGTAGATGTTCGATTGACGATGCGATTCAGCGAAGAGGCGGCGGCAATCTCGCGGACAATCGAACGTCGCGAGCCGACGGCGCTGTTCGCGACTCGTTCCCAGTTAAGTTTTCAAGAGCAGGAGGACTTCGATGTTACGTTCCTGGTTTGCCCGCGGCGTGGATCAGATGTTGATTGTCGCGATGGTGTGCGGGTCGGGACTGTTGTTTCAGATGCAGCAGTCCGCGCTGGCTGACGAGGGCGAGTCGGTCGAGGGGCGGATCGTCGAGATCGCCCCGACCGATGCGGCGGCCCCCGCGAAACCCGCTCCTCCTGCGCCCCCGGCCGCGCCGACGGCTCCCGCACCGCCGCCGACCTATTGGATCGGCGTCGGCGGCGTTCCGATCACCGACGAAGCGCTCCGCACCCATCTGCAACTGGCGGCCGACACCGGCGCCGTGGTCGAGCAGATCATGCCCGGCAGTCCTGCCGAGAAGGCGGGACTGC from Pirellulales bacterium harbors:
- a CDS encoding sigma-70 family RNA polymerase sigma factor; the protein is MNREASQADASTTPDDCRTQVATALIEHGRWIRTVLAARGVERQELDDLSGRVAAAALAGADRLQEPGKAGPWLYRIAVGQALEHRRRTGRRRKLHERYAASGLAGEAAPDPDPLEWLLAAEQRQLVRRAVATLGGQDAEMLLLKYTEDWSYREIADRLGLSVAAVESRLHRARGRLRTALARVAPALVARE
- a CDS encoding prolipoprotein diacylglyceryl transferase codes for the protein MCSELFRIPLSVNGMPLFGVGVFLLLWLAATGWSAWGAVRQFGAGAGLKAHLPTMALGAAVLVGLPRLFPDGVPLRGYGLLVVTGMAAGVWLAVRRARQCGLDPEEIYALAMVMFVAGIVGARLFFLIEYWNESIHQRTATGATDWGGTLKAALSFTEGGLVVYGALIGAMLAFAWQMRRRKLPLLAMADLIAPGMAIGLALGRIGCLLNGCCYGGESTLPWAVTFPRENAPQRLSPPYADQAHRGRLFGLRLEATAKSPAGEDATGAPRVAQVDADSPAAHAGVKIGDELAMVNDERVESLADAWDEFYLAIMERRPVELRTRAGEVRTIAALDPPPARSRPMHPVQVYSAINAALLAWALWTHFPVRRRDGETIALTITLYPIARFCEEVIRIDESAVFGTGLSISQNISLGMLVLAALLWRWLDRQPAGQWGLRVREEQV